A window of the Bacillus andreraoultii genome harbors these coding sequences:
- a CDS encoding IS1182 family transposase: MFKHYNMNQVVLPLNLEIKLKENDIAFAINDLVESIPEEAFEDFIRQTGRPAYHPRMMLKVILCGYTQSVFSGRKIEALLQDSIRMMWLAQGHEPSYRTINRFRSNPLIENILRECFVQFRNQLVEKELIEEEAIFIDGTKIEANANKFTFVWRKSIERYSDKLIEKSNQLYDELLEKEIIPAIEREKEEELSVKEMEEVVEKLDEKIEEYNKKIEVSEVGSERKKLRSERKLPIQSRKQWMDYITRKQKYQNDMEIFGDRNSYSKTDPDATFMRMKDDYMKNGQLKAGYNVQIATEGQYVLAYDVFPNPTDTRTLIPFLDTIEENFFELPEFIVADAGYGSEQNYEDIIENRNRTPLITYNQYRKEKKKKHKDNAFHVDNWEYNEDEDTFLCPNGRKVRFSHHSKRTDRYGFTREFKVYECEDCSDCPLRDLCTKAKEGNNRKVYINEKWESQKEYVRTKLSDEKTGEIYGKRKIDVEPAFGFLKANLGFTRFSVRGKQKVKNELAFALMAVNMRKVTAISGKIVTRNGKTPQKRFQANFLLPGTFLYTTFG; encoded by the coding sequence ATGTTTAAACATTATAACATGAATCAAGTAGTTTTACCGCTAAATTTAGAAATTAAGTTGAAAGAAAACGATATTGCTTTTGCGATCAATGATCTTGTCGAGAGTATTCCCGAAGAAGCTTTCGAGGACTTCATACGACAAACCGGCCGTCCCGCGTATCATCCTCGTATGATGTTGAAAGTCATTTTGTGTGGATATACGCAATCCGTGTTTTCCGGCCGTAAAATAGAAGCTTTATTACAGGATAGTATCCGCATGATGTGGCTGGCTCAAGGACATGAACCTAGCTATCGCACCATCAATCGCTTCCGTTCTAATCCACTCATTGAAAACATCCTACGTGAATGCTTTGTCCAGTTCCGAAATCAGCTCGTGGAAAAGGAATTGATTGAAGAGGAAGCCATTTTTATTGATGGTACAAAAATTGAAGCAAACGCAAATAAGTTCACCTTTGTATGGCGGAAGTCCATTGAAAGATATAGTGATAAGCTAATTGAAAAGTCCAATCAACTGTATGATGAGCTGCTAGAGAAGGAGATCATCCCAGCAATAGAGCGAGAAAAGGAAGAGGAACTTTCCGTCAAAGAAATGGAAGAAGTAGTCGAAAAGTTAGACGAGAAAATCGAGGAATATAATAAAAAGATTGAAGTATCTGAAGTTGGGAGTGAACGGAAAAAGCTCCGTTCCGAACGCAAATTACCCATACAATCTCGGAAGCAATGGATGGATTACATTACTCGCAAACAAAAGTATCAAAACGATATGGAGATTTTCGGTGATCGCAATAGTTACTCAAAGACGGACCCAGATGCGACGTTTATGCGCATGAAGGACGACTACATGAAGAACGGTCAATTGAAAGCTGGTTACAATGTCCAAATTGCGACGGAAGGTCAATATGTGCTCGCTTACGATGTTTTCCCAAACCCGACCGATACACGCACTTTAATTCCTTTTCTCGACACGATTGAAGAAAACTTTTTCGAGCTTCCGGAATTCATTGTCGCGGATGCAGGATATGGTAGCGAACAGAATTATGAAGATATCATCGAGAATCGAAATCGAACGCCACTTATTACATACAATCAATATCGAAAGGAGAAGAAAAAGAAGCATAAGGACAACGCTTTTCATGTAGATAATTGGGAATATAATGAGGACGAAGATACTTTTCTGTGCCCAAATGGTCGGAAAGTACGATTTAGCCATCATTCCAAACGAACAGACAGGTACGGATTCACCCGTGAATTTAAAGTGTACGAGTGTGAGGACTGTTCGGATTGTCCACTCCGCGATTTATGCACGAAAGCAAAAGAAGGGAACAACCGAAAAGTCTACATAAATGAAAAGTGGGAGTCCCAAAAAGAATATGTACGTACGAAGCTTTCAGACGAGAAAACTGGTGAAATTTACGGAAAACGTAAAATTGATGTAGAACCAGCGTTCGGTTTTCTGAAGGCTAATTTAGGTTTCACTCGTTTTTCCGTCAGAGGAAAACAGAAAGTGAAAAATGAATTAGCCTTTGCGTTGATGGCGGTGAATATGAGAAAAGTCACCGCCATCAGCGGTAAAATAGTGACGAGAAATGGAAAAACCCCACAAAAAAGGTTCCAAGCAAATTTTTTATTGCCTGGAACCTTTTTATATACTACTTTTGGCTAG
- the rpsT gene encoding 30S ribosomal protein S20: MANIKSAIKRIKTNEKSRALNISQKSAMRTAIKKVELAVASNDTAAAKEALTLAIRKIDKAATKGLIHKNAANRYKSRLSKKVNTLHA, translated from the coding sequence TTGGCAAATATTAAATCTGCTATTAAACGAATTAAAACTAACGAAAAAAGTAGAGCATTAAATATATCTCAAAAATCTGCAATGCGTACTGCTATTAAAAAAGTTGAATTAGCTGTAGCTTCAAATGATACAGCTGCTGCTAAAGAAGCTTTAACATTAGCTATCCGTAAAATCGATAAAGCTGCAACAAAAGGCTTAATTCATAAAAATGCAGCTAATCGTTATAAATCTCGTTTAAGTAAAAAAGTTAATACTTTACATGCTTAA
- the gpr gene encoding GPR endopeptidase — protein MENDLEKYSLRTDLAIEAREMVVEQKEQEKIDSDINGVIVKERTEQDVIITEVTISEKGSETVGKKPGYYLTIESQAIRDANREFEQTTKNIFAKEFHKFLEKKNINKQSTCLIVGLGNWNVTPDALGPIVCENIIVTRHLFELQPQSVQDGYRPVSAIAPGVMGITGIETSDIIFGVVQKTKPDFIIVVDALASRSIERVNATIQISDTGIHPGSGVGNKRKELSEETLGVPVIAIGVPTVVDAVSITSDTIDFLLKHFGREMREGNRPSRRLAPAGLTFGEKKVYTDDDLPSDEERKTFLGIIGTLEEEEKRELIREVLSPMGHNLMVTPKEVDVFIERMANLIAGGLNQALHPGLDENLSDYSTH, from the coding sequence GTGGAAAATGATTTAGAAAAATATTCGTTACGTACCGATTTAGCGATTGAAGCAAGGGAAATGGTTGTCGAGCAAAAAGAGCAAGAAAAAATAGATTCTGATATCAATGGCGTTATTGTTAAGGAAAGAACGGAGCAAGATGTAATAATAACTGAAGTTACGATTTCTGAAAAAGGAAGCGAAACGGTTGGTAAAAAGCCCGGTTATTATTTGACAATTGAAAGTCAAGCAATTCGAGATGCGAATCGTGAATTTGAACAAACAACAAAAAATATTTTTGCGAAAGAATTCCATAAGTTTTTAGAGAAGAAAAATATTAATAAACAATCTACTTGTTTAATAGTTGGACTAGGAAATTGGAATGTAACACCAGATGCATTGGGACCAATCGTATGTGAAAACATTATTGTGACAAGACATTTATTTGAGTTACAGCCACAATCTGTTCAAGATGGGTATAGACCGGTAAGTGCCATTGCACCAGGGGTTATGGGGATTACTGGAATCGAAACAAGTGATATTATTTTTGGTGTCGTACAAAAAACGAAGCCAGATTTTATTATTGTTGTTGATGCTCTAGCTTCACGTTCAATTGAGCGAGTAAATGCAACCATTCAAATTTCTGATACAGGAATACATCCCGGTTCTGGTGTTGGTAACAAGAGAAAAGAATTAAGCGAAGAAACATTAGGGGTTCCTGTTATTGCTATCGGTGTTCCAACAGTCGTTGATGCTGTATCAATTACAAGTGATACGATTGATTTCTTGCTAAAACATTTTGGTAGAGAAATGCGAGAAGGTAACCGTCCTTCCCGTCGTTTAGCCCCAGCTGGACTTACTTTTGGTGAAAAAAAGGTATATACCGATGATGATTTGCCATCAGATGAAGAAAGAAAAACCTTTCTAGGAATCATTGGCACTTTAGAGGAGGAGGAGAAGCGCGAACTTATACGCGAAGTCTTATCTCCAATGGGACATAATTTAATGGTAACACCAAAGGAAGTAGATGTTTTTATTGAACGAATGGCTAATTTAATTGCTGGCGGTCTGAATCAAGCGTTACATCCAGGATTAGATGAAAACTTATCAGATTATTCAACACACTAA
- a CDS encoding YqxA family protein, with translation MFRFLVKTVLLICILFLGVIIGFQEANHGLKEMKGYDDGTFSSVLSIKNSKEFGEYEATILGETVTSHDLEEKKKALEEIKTYNFFTNIAKKVTNFFQDLFSSLFSS, from the coding sequence ATGTTCCGTTTTCTAGTAAAAACTGTCCTTTTAATTTGTATCTTATTTTTAGGGGTTATTATCGGTTTCCAGGAAGCAAATCATGGTTTAAAAGAAATGAAAGGTTATGATGACGGAACATTCTCTAGTGTCTTATCGATAAAGAACAGTAAAGAGTTTGGAGAGTATGAAGCAACGATTCTTGGTGAAACGGTTACAAGTCACGATTTGGAAGAAAAAAAGAAAGCATTAGAAGAAATAAAAACATATAATTTTTTTACGAATATCGCAAAAAAGGTTACAAATTTCTTTCAAGACCTCTTCTCTTCTTTGTTTTCTTCATAG
- the lepA gene encoding translation elongation factor 4, whose translation MNREEKLRRQEKIRNFSIIAHIDHGKSTLADRILEKTHTVSEREMKQQLLDSMDLERERGITIKLNAVELTYKAKNGEEYILHLIDTPGHVDFTYEVSRSLAACEGAILVVDAAQGIEAQTLANVYLAIDNDLEILPVINKIDLPSAEPERIRQEIENVIGLDASEAVLASAKAGIGIEEILEQVVEKVPSPIGDPDAPLQALIFDSVYDAYRGVVALIRIVEGSVKVGDKIRMMSTGKEFEVTELGVNSPKPVKREELTVGDVGYLTASIKHVGDTQVGDTITSAENPALQPLPGYRKMNPMVYCGLYPIDTAKYNDLREALEKLQLNDAALQYEPETSQALGFGFRCGFLGLLHMEIIQERIEREFKIDLITTAPSVIYHVFLTDGSSIEVDNPSNMPDPQKIERIEEPYVKASIMAPNDYVGAIMELCQNKRGIFIDMQYLDETRVSIIYEIPLSEIVYDFFDQLKSSTKGYASFDYELIGYKPSKLVKMDILLNAEKVDALSFIVHKDSSYERGKVIVEKLKELIPRQQFEVPVQAAIGTKIVARSTIKAMRKNVLAKCYGGDISRKRKLLEKQKEGKKRMKQVGSVEIPQEAFMAVLKIDDK comes from the coding sequence ATGAACCGAGAAGAGAAATTAAGAAGACAAGAAAAAATCCGCAATTTTTCAATCATTGCTCATATTGACCATGGAAAATCGACGTTAGCTGATCGTATATTAGAAAAAACACATACGGTCTCAGAACGAGAAATGAAACAACAATTACTAGATTCGATGGACTTAGAGCGAGAACGTGGTATTACAATTAAATTAAATGCAGTTGAATTGACGTATAAGGCGAAAAATGGAGAAGAGTACATTCTTCATCTAATCGACACTCCAGGGCATGTCGACTTTACTTATGAAGTGTCAAGGAGTCTTGCTGCGTGCGAAGGGGCTATACTTGTTGTGGATGCTGCACAAGGAATTGAAGCACAAACCCTTGCAAACGTATATTTAGCTATTGATAATGATTTGGAAATTCTTCCTGTTATAAATAAAATAGATTTACCAAGTGCGGAGCCTGAACGAATTCGCCAAGAAATTGAAAATGTTATTGGTTTAGATGCAAGTGAAGCAGTACTTGCCTCAGCAAAAGCAGGTATCGGCATTGAAGAAATATTGGAACAAGTCGTTGAAAAAGTCCCTTCACCAATAGGCGATCCTGATGCACCGTTACAAGCACTTATCTTTGATTCAGTTTATGACGCGTATCGTGGTGTTGTCGCATTAATTCGAATTGTAGAAGGTTCTGTTAAAGTTGGAGATAAGATTCGAATGATGTCAACAGGTAAAGAGTTTGAAGTTACTGAACTTGGCGTTAATTCACCAAAACCAGTAAAACGAGAGGAATTAACTGTTGGTGATGTTGGGTATTTAACGGCTTCTATTAAACATGTCGGGGATACACAAGTAGGGGATACGATTACGAGTGCTGAAAACCCTGCTCTTCAACCTCTCCCAGGCTATCGGAAAATGAACCCGATGGTATACTGCGGATTGTATCCAATTGATACAGCAAAATATAATGACCTTCGCGAAGCATTAGAGAAATTACAGTTAAATGATGCAGCACTTCAATATGAACCAGAAACATCACAAGCGTTAGGATTTGGTTTCCGTTGCGGTTTCTTAGGGCTTCTTCATATGGAAATTATCCAAGAACGAATTGAACGGGAATTTAAAATCGACTTAATTACAACTGCACCAAGTGTTATTTATCATGTATTTTTAACGGATGGATCATCAATTGAAGTTGATAACCCGTCCAATATGCCAGACCCGCAAAAAATTGAACGAATTGAAGAACCTTATGTAAAAGCATCAATTATGGCTCCAAATGATTATGTTGGAGCAATTATGGAACTTTGCCAAAATAAACGTGGCATCTTTATTGATATGCAATATTTGGATGAGACACGCGTTTCTATTATATACGAAATACCATTATCTGAAATTGTTTATGACTTCTTTGATCAATTGAAATCAAGTACAAAAGGTTATGCTTCTTTTGATTACGAACTGATTGGATATAAGCCATCGAAATTGGTGAAAATGGATATATTATTAAATGCTGAAAAAGTAGACGCGCTTAGTTTTATTGTCCATAAAGATTCTTCGTATGAGCGCGGAAAAGTGATTGTTGAAAAACTTAAAGAGCTTATTCCTCGTCAACAATTCGAAGTACCTGTACAAGCGGCAATTGGTACAAAAATTGTTGCCCGTTCAACCATTAAAGCAATGAGGAAAAATGTTTTAGCTAAATGTTATGGTGGGGATATTTCTCGGAAACGGAAATTACTTGAAAAACAAAAAGAAGGAAAAAAACGAATGAAACAAGTAGGGTCTGTTGAAATACCACAAGAAGCTTTTATGGCGGTACTAAAAATTGACGATAAGTAA
- the hemW gene encoding radical SAM family heme chaperone HemW produces MSKAVYIHIPFCTQICHYCDFNKVYLKGQPVEEYLHALRMEMEHIFEITPPTQVETVFIGGGTPTALNEEQLKYLMETVQSLVHVKKLKEYTIEANPGDLTENKLKILKAYGVNRLSLGVQSFNDKLLEAIGRSHRVKDVYTTVEAAKQNGFTNISIDLMYGLPNQTKEDVQFALDEFFKLDIEHCSAYSLIVEPKTVFYNLMNRNKLPLPSEDEEAIMYKMIMEQMERHGYNQYEISNYTREGFESKHNIVYWDNEEYYGFGAGAHSYLNSIRRSNLGPIKHYITQVEKNELPVREEIPLTKKEQIEEEMFLGLRKNEGVSIQKFTNKYGQNPLEYYNTEIEKLTNDGLLTITDNYIKLTEHGRMLGNLVFQQFIKS; encoded by the coding sequence ATGTCAAAAGCAGTTTATATACACATTCCATTTTGTACGCAAATATGCCACTATTGTGATTTTAATAAAGTATATCTGAAAGGACAGCCCGTAGAAGAGTACTTGCACGCTTTGAGAATGGAAATGGAACACATATTTGAGATTACGCCTCCTACACAAGTTGAAACGGTGTTTATTGGTGGTGGAACGCCAACAGCGCTAAATGAAGAACAACTTAAATATTTAATGGAGACGGTTCAATCACTTGTTCATGTTAAAAAACTTAAGGAATATACGATTGAGGCAAACCCTGGGGATTTAACTGAAAACAAGTTGAAAATATTAAAAGCGTATGGCGTAAACCGATTAAGTCTAGGTGTGCAATCTTTTAATGATAAATTATTGGAAGCGATTGGAAGAAGTCATCGTGTAAAAGACGTATACACGACAGTTGAAGCAGCTAAACAAAATGGATTTACTAATATTAGTATTGATTTAATGTACGGCTTACCGAATCAAACAAAAGAAGACGTCCAATTTGCACTTGATGAGTTTTTTAAATTAGACATTGAGCATTGTTCCGCCTATTCTCTTATTGTGGAACCGAAAACGGTTTTTTATAATTTAATGAACCGTAATAAATTGCCACTCCCATCAGAAGACGAGGAAGCTATCATGTATAAAATGATTATGGAGCAAATGGAGCGTCACGGTTATAACCAATATGAAATTAGTAATTATACAAGGGAAGGTTTTGAAAGTAAACATAATATCGTTTATTGGGATAATGAAGAGTATTATGGCTTCGGTGCAGGGGCCCACAGTTATTTAAATTCTATTAGGAGATCGAATTTAGGGCCAATTAAACATTATATAACTCAAGTTGAAAAAAATGAATTACCAGTACGTGAAGAAATACCGCTAACTAAAAAGGAACAAATTGAAGAAGAAATGTTTTTAGGCTTAAGAAAAAATGAAGGAGTATCCATTCAAAAATTTACGAATAAATATGGACAAAATCCTTTGGAATATTATAATACTGAAATTGAAAAGTTAACGAATGACGGTTTACTTACTATAACAGATAACTATATAAAACTAACAGAACATGGTAGGATGTTAGGAAATCTTGTTTTTCAGCAGTTTATTAAAAGCTAA
- the hrcA gene encoding heat-inducible transcriptional repressor HrcA has translation MLTERQLLILQIIIDDFIRSAHPVGSRSLAKKNGISFSSATIRNEMADLEELGFIEKTHTSSGRVPSEKGYRFYVDHLISPNKVTNDEIKRINDLFNEKIYELEKVVQNSAKVLSELTEYTAIVLGPNVKDNKLSKFQIIPINNETAVAVIVTNTGHLEHRMFSLPPSIHPSEVEKTVNILNERLVGVPLPDLQVKLLTEVVTLFKENVDNYESMLRTILGVLSIPNNEKLYYGGKTNMFKQPEFQDIEKVQGLLSLLEEEADFYHMLKQTPFGINVKIGTENKIPAMDDCSLITATYNIGQEQVGTIAILGPKRMQYSRVITLLNLLSENLTFTLTKLYDH, from the coding sequence ATGTTAACAGAGCGTCAATTGTTAATATTGCAAATCATAATTGATGATTTTATTCGCTCTGCTCACCCAGTTGGCTCACGTAGCTTAGCGAAAAAGAATGGTATTTCTTTTAGCTCAGCAACAATCCGTAATGAAATGGCAGACCTTGAGGAATTAGGTTTCATAGAAAAAACACATACCTCTTCTGGTAGGGTACCTTCAGAAAAAGGTTATCGATTTTATGTGGATCATTTAATTTCTCCTAATAAGGTTACCAATGATGAGATAAAGCGGATTAACGACTTGTTCAATGAAAAAATTTATGAATTGGAAAAGGTCGTCCAAAACTCTGCTAAAGTTCTATCTGAATTAACAGAGTATACAGCGATTGTGTTAGGGCCAAATGTTAAAGATAATAAGTTAAGTAAGTTTCAAATTATCCCAATTAACAACGAAACGGCTGTCGCTGTCATTGTTACAAATACGGGTCATCTAGAGCATAGAATGTTTTCTTTACCACCATCGATTCATCCATCTGAAGTTGAAAAAACAGTAAATATACTAAATGAACGATTAGTAGGTGTGCCACTTCCAGACCTTCAAGTAAAGTTACTAACTGAGGTTGTAACTCTGTTTAAGGAAAACGTAGATAATTATGAATCGATGCTACGTACTATACTTGGCGTACTATCAATACCTAATAATGAAAAATTATACTACGGTGGAAAAACAAATATGTTTAAGCAGCCTGAATTCCAAGACATTGAAAAAGTACAAGGGCTATTGAGCTTGTTGGAAGAGGAAGCAGATTTTTATCATATGTTAAAGCAAACTCCATTTGGAATTAATGTGAAAATTGGTACTGAAAACAAAATACCGGCTATGGATGATTGCAGCTTGATAACTGCAACGTATAATATTGGTCAAGAACAAGTTGGAACAATTGCCATTTTAGGTCCAAAGCGGATGCAATATTCACGTGTCATAACATTATTGAATTTACTTAGTGAAAATCTTACATTTACTTTAACGAAATTATATGATCACTAA
- the grpE gene encoding nucleotide exchange factor GrpE: MNEEKNTINHSETAENDQVDNTLDSGEATNGDKSSEASHDETKELKEKIEQLEKELQEKESRLLRVQADFDNYRKRTRGEFEAIEKYRSQTLATELLNVVDNFERALQTNVTNEDAKALLEGMEMVYKGMLEVFKNEGIEQIEAVGKEFNPHEHHAVMQGSDSEVASNIVLEEFQKGYKLKDRVIRPSMVKVNQ, encoded by the coding sequence ATGAATGAAGAAAAGAACACAATCAATCATTCAGAAACAGCTGAAAATGACCAGGTAGACAACACTTTAGATAGTGGAGAAGCAACAAATGGAGACAAGTCTTCTGAAGCTTCACATGATGAAACGAAAGAACTGAAAGAAAAAATTGAACAATTAGAAAAGGAATTGCAAGAGAAAGAAAGCCGATTATTACGTGTTCAAGCAGATTTTGATAATTACCGTAAAAGAACAAGAGGCGAATTTGAGGCAATTGAAAAATACCGTTCCCAAACACTAGCAACAGAACTGTTGAATGTTGTAGATAATTTTGAACGTGCACTTCAAACAAATGTAACAAATGAAGATGCAAAGGCTTTGTTAGAAGGAATGGAAATGGTTTATAAAGGTATGCTGGAAGTGTTTAAAAACGAAGGGATCGAACAAATCGAGGCAGTTGGAAAAGAGTTTAATCCACATGAACATCATGCAGTTATGCAAGGCTCTGACTCTGAAGTTGCTTCCAATATCGTTTTAGAAGAATTCCAAAAAGGATATAAATTAAAAGATCGAGTTATTCGACCTTCTATGGTAAAGGTAAATCAATAG
- the dnaK gene encoding molecular chaperone DnaK: MSKIIGIDLGTTNSCVSVLEGGEPVVIPSPEGNRTTPSVVAFKDGERQVGEIAKRQAITNPNTVISIKRHMGTNYKETIEGKDYTPQEISAIILQHLKSYAESYLGETVTRAVITVPAYFNDAQRQATKDAGKIAGLEVERIINEPTAAALAYGLDKTDHEEKILVFDLGGGTFDVSILELGDGVFEVISTAGDNNLGGDDFDQVIIDYLVEQFKKENGIDLSQDKMAMQRLKDAAEKAKKDLSGVTSTQISLPFITAGPSGPLHLDVTLTRAKFEELTAHLVERTMGPVRQALQDAGLSANEIDKVILVGGSTRIPAVQEAVKKETGKEPHKGVNPDEVVAMGAAIQGGVITGDVTDVVLLDVTPLSLGIETMGGVFTKLIERNTTIPTSKSQVFSTAADNQTAVDIHVLQGERPMAADNKTLGRFQLTDIPPAPRGIPQIEVTFDIDKNGIVNVSAKDLGTGKQQKITIQSSSGLSDEEIDKMVREAEQNAEADKKRKEEAELRNEADQLVFTTEKTLKEVEGKVDASEVKKAEEAKDELKKAIESNNLEEMRAKKDALQQIIQDITVKLYQQTGADAQAGHADPNATADSQTAKDDNVVDADFEEVNDDNK; the protein is encoded by the coding sequence ATGAGTAAAATTATTGGTATAGATTTAGGAACAACAAACTCTTGTGTTTCCGTACTTGAAGGTGGAGAACCTGTCGTTATCCCTAGTCCAGAAGGAAACCGCACGACTCCATCCGTAGTTGCTTTTAAAGATGGAGAACGTCAAGTTGGAGAAATCGCGAAACGACAAGCGATTACAAATCCAAATACAGTTATCTCGATTAAACGTCATATGGGAACGAACTATAAAGAAACAATTGAAGGGAAAGATTATACTCCTCAAGAAATTTCAGCAATTATATTACAACATTTAAAATCATATGCTGAAAGTTATTTAGGTGAAACCGTAACAAGAGCAGTTATTACTGTTCCTGCATACTTTAATGATGCTCAAAGACAAGCAACTAAAGATGCTGGTAAAATTGCAGGACTAGAAGTTGAACGCATTATAAATGAACCAACAGCTGCTGCACTTGCTTATGGGTTAGATAAAACAGATCATGAAGAAAAGATTTTAGTATTCGACCTAGGTGGTGGAACATTTGACGTTTCTATCCTTGAGCTCGGTGATGGTGTATTTGAAGTTATTTCAACGGCAGGGGATAACAATCTAGGTGGAGATGACTTTGACCAAGTTATCATTGATTATCTAGTTGAACAATTCAAAAAAGAAAATGGGATTGACTTATCTCAAGATAAAATGGCTATGCAACGGTTAAAAGATGCGGCTGAAAAGGCGAAAAAAGATTTATCAGGTGTAACTAGTACACAAATTTCATTACCATTTATTACTGCTGGCCCAAGCGGACCTCTTCATTTAGATGTAACATTAACTCGTGCAAAATTTGAAGAATTAACAGCTCATCTTGTTGAAAGAACAATGGGTCCTGTCCGCCAGGCTTTACAAGATGCAGGTTTATCAGCAAATGAAATTGATAAAGTTATCTTAGTTGGTGGCTCAACAAGAATTCCTGCAGTTCAAGAAGCAGTTAAGAAAGAAACAGGTAAAGAGCCTCATAAAGGTGTTAACCCTGATGAAGTTGTTGCAATGGGTGCAGCTATACAAGGTGGGGTTATTACTGGTGATGTAACTGACGTTGTATTATTAGACGTTACACCACTTTCCCTAGGTATTGAAACAATGGGCGGTGTATTTACAAAACTTATTGAACGAAACACAACAATTCCAACTTCTAAATCTCAAGTTTTCTCAACCGCCGCTGATAATCAGACAGCAGTAGACATTCACGTGCTTCAAGGTGAACGTCCAATGGCAGCTGATAATAAAACATTAGGTAGATTCCAATTAACGGATATTCCACCTGCACCACGTGGTATCCCACAAATCGAAGTTACATTCGATATTGATAAAAACGGAATCGTTAATGTTAGTGCAAAAGATTTAGGAACAGGTAAACAACAAAAAATTACAATCCAATCTTCCTCAGGTTTATCGGATGAAGAAATTGATAAAATGGTTCGTGAAGCTGAACAAAATGCAGAAGCGGATAAAAAACGAAAAGAAGAAGCAGAACTACGCAATGAAGCTGATCAACTCGTCTTTACAACTGAAAAAACATTAAAAGAAGTTGAAGGAAAAGTTGACGCTAGTGAAGTGAAAAAAGCGGAAGAAGCAAAAGACGAGTTGAAAAAGGCAATCGAAAGTAATAATCTTGAAGAAATGCGCGCGAAAAAAGATGCACTACAACAAATTATTCAAGATATTACAGTAAAACTTTATCAACAAACTGGTGCAGACGCACAAGCTGGTCATGCTGATCCAAATGCAACTGCAGATAGCCAAACAGCAAAAGACGATAATGTTGTAGATGCAGATTTTGAAGAAGTAAATGACGATAATAAATAA